The following coding sequences lie in one Arachis ipaensis cultivar K30076 chromosome B05, Araip1.1, whole genome shotgun sequence genomic window:
- the LOC107642904 gene encoding lipid phosphate phosphatase epsilon 1, chloroplastic isoform X2, with product MALLPTTTALSHNLSSHLPRTTLLRHTHPFKKNTSFALTFSASRSVLFGGAVTRTHFLGGNKIWVSSNTMNEFTQPSAFRDRERDDIKQVFEQESFIDGSTEVQPNILFRDIEPRLNRLSKWIVAVSFGGFILWSHDIEEALWIFAGSILNSFLSVLLKNILNQERPSALKSDPGMPSTHAQSIFFVVFFFIFSIVPKGITTTSYNEPGGCWGYNWFHYVSCVVLAMECFYSGCISILFVC from the exons ATGGCGCTACTACCCACAACCACCGCCCTTTCCCACAATCTTTCTTCCCATCTCCCGAGAACCACTTTGCTTAGACACACACACCCATTCAAGAAAAACACTTCATTTGCCCTCACGTTTTCAGCTTCAAGATCAGTTCTTTTTGGCGGGGCTGTTACCAGGACACACTTTCTTGGAGGAAATAAAATCTGGGTATCGTCCAACACCATGAATGAATTCACACAACCTTCTGCTTTCAGAGATAGAGAGAGGGATGATATCAAGCAAGTGTTCGAACAAGAATCATTCATCGATGGCTCAACTGAGGTTCAGCCCAACATTTTGTTCCGTGACATAGAACCCAGGCTCAATCGATTG AGCAAGTGGATAGTAGCTGTTTCTTTTGGTGGTTTCATTCTTTGGAGCCATGATATCGAAGAAGCCTTGTGGATTTTTGCAGGGTCTATTCTGAATTCGTTCCTCTCTGTTTTGCTAAAAAATATACTGAACCAGGAACGTCCTTCAGCCCTGAAATCTGACCCTGGGATGCCATCTACGCACGCACAATCCATATTCTTTgttgtctttttctttattttctcaa TCGTACCTAAGGGTATCACAACAACTTCATACAATGAACCAGGTGGTTGTTGGGGCTACAATTGGTTCCATTATGTCTCTTGTGTGGTATTGGCTATGGAATGCTTTTATTCAGGATGCATATCAATCCTCTTTGTTTGTTAG
- the LOC107642904 gene encoding lipid phosphate phosphatase epsilon 1, chloroplastic isoform X1 yields MALLPTTTALSHNLSSHLPRTTLLRHTHPFKKNTSFALTFSASRSVLFGGAVTRTHFLGGNKIWVSSNTMNEFTQPSAFRDRERDDIKQVFEQESFIDGSTEVQPNILFRDIEPRLNRLSKWIVAVSFGGFILWSHDIEEALWIFAGSILNSFLSVLLKNILNQERPSALKSDPGMPSTHAQSIFFVVFFFIFSTVELLGLNVYSIVLSGLYLTCGSYFSYLRVSQQLHTMNQVVVGATIGSIMSLVWYWLWNAFIQDAYQSSLFVRIIGLSGSIGICICFVVFVIRHWLKDD; encoded by the exons ATGGCGCTACTACCCACAACCACCGCCCTTTCCCACAATCTTTCTTCCCATCTCCCGAGAACCACTTTGCTTAGACACACACACCCATTCAAGAAAAACACTTCATTTGCCCTCACGTTTTCAGCTTCAAGATCAGTTCTTTTTGGCGGGGCTGTTACCAGGACACACTTTCTTGGAGGAAATAAAATCTGGGTATCGTCCAACACCATGAATGAATTCACACAACCTTCTGCTTTCAGAGATAGAGAGAGGGATGATATCAAGCAAGTGTTCGAACAAGAATCATTCATCGATGGCTCAACTGAGGTTCAGCCCAACATTTTGTTCCGTGACATAGAACCCAGGCTCAATCGATTG AGCAAGTGGATAGTAGCTGTTTCTTTTGGTGGTTTCATTCTTTGGAGCCATGATATCGAAGAAGCCTTGTGGATTTTTGCAGGGTCTATTCTGAATTCGTTCCTCTCTGTTTTGCTAAAAAATATACTGAACCAGGAACGTCCTTCAGCCCTGAAATCTGACCCTGGGATGCCATCTACGCACGCACAATCCATATTCTTTgttgtctttttctttattttctcaa CTGTAGAATTGCTTGGGCTAAATGTTTACAGCATTGTCCTCAGTGGACTGTACTTGACATGTGGTTCTTATTTT TCGTACCTAAGGGTATCACAACAACTTCATACAATGAACCAGGTGGTTGTTGGGGCTACAATTGGTTCCATTATGTCTCTTGTGTGGTATTGGCTATGGAATGCTTTTATTCAGGATGCATATCAATCCTCTTTGTTTGTTAGGATCATTGGTTTATCGGGTTCTATAGGAATTTGCATTTGTTTTGTTGTATTTGTGATCCGTCATTGGCTTAAAGATGACTAA